The following proteins are encoded in a genomic region of Halopelagius longus:
- a CDS encoding ABC transporter permease — MPVLLEHMIWPILVVAILVTAVLVPELFANLRSFELVLYSSVPLGLLVLAESICLLTGHFDLSIGAIAGFSAMFTGMVIGDCASCWGVVANPYAGIVLILAVGGLIGVLNGVMIAKLGVNPFLQTLAFLIIFSGAKTAMNTQPVTGLPKAYLYLGGQSLLAIGILVVVFAAFAFVMRYTNFGQSVYAVGSDEESARAVGINTDRVIITVYAISGILAGLAGLILTGYTTIVAPDIAENMVFPAFAAAVIGGISLFGGRGLISGALGGLLLLGIVQTALNLSGVAAAQVEMANGIVLLVAILLYNMKESIRTRVLSGGST, encoded by the coding sequence GTGCCCGTGCTGTTAGAGCACATGATCTGGCCGATACTGGTCGTGGCCATCCTCGTCACGGCCGTCCTCGTGCCGGAACTGTTCGCTAACCTCCGGTCGTTCGAGTTGGTACTCTACTCGTCCGTACCGCTCGGCCTCCTCGTGCTCGCCGAGAGCATCTGCCTTCTCACGGGGCACTTCGACCTCTCTATCGGGGCCATCGCGGGATTCTCGGCGATGTTCACGGGGATGGTGATCGGTGACTGTGCGTCGTGTTGGGGCGTCGTCGCCAACCCCTACGCGGGTATCGTCCTCATCCTCGCAGTCGGGGGGCTCATCGGCGTCCTCAACGGCGTCATGATCGCCAAACTCGGCGTCAACCCGTTCCTGCAGACGCTGGCGTTCCTCATCATCTTCAGCGGGGCCAAGACGGCGATGAACACCCAGCCCGTAACGGGGCTTCCGAAGGCGTACCTGTACCTCGGTGGGCAGTCATTGCTCGCCATCGGCATCCTCGTGGTCGTGTTCGCGGCGTTCGCGTTCGTCATGCGGTACACTAACTTCGGACAGTCAGTGTACGCCGTCGGGAGCGACGAGGAATCGGCCCGCGCCGTCGGCATCAACACCGACCGCGTCATCATCACCGTCTACGCCATCAGCGGCATTCTCGCCGGACTAGCGGGGCTGATACTCACGGGATACACCACCATCGTCGCTCCCGACATCGCGGAGAACATGGTCTTTCCCGCGTTCGCCGCGGCGGTTATTGGCGGAATCAGCCTGTTCGGCGGCCGCGGGCTCATCTCCGGGGCGCTCGGGGGCCTGTTGCTCCTCGGTATCGTCCAGACCGCACTCAACCTCAGCGGAGTCGCCGCCGCACAGGTCGAGATGGCAAACGGCATCGTTCTGCTCGTCGCCATCCTCCTGTACAACATGAAAGAGAGCATTCGGACCCGCGTCCTCTCCGGGGGATCGACGTGA
- a CDS encoding ATP-binding cassette domain-containing protein has translation MSHADEVTDTGAASDTGTSKVRIENVDKHFGRIVALEDITLDIGDGEILAMVGDNGAGKSTLMKVLCGVHEPTNGTIYVDGQAVSFSNPDDARRYGIETVYQDLALMDDLDVATNIYMDQFPTRGFGPLSIVDWDETYRKAERLLDERLDRDDIDAHTEVEFLSGGERQLVAIARALAFDPDLVILDEPTSALSVEATELVHETVRQLRAEGITVVIVSHSLDEIFGLADRIAVLYQGRLVDVADPTKVDRDALVHMMSTGTRPE, from the coding sequence GTGAGCCACGCCGACGAAGTCACCGACACCGGGGCGGCAAGCGACACCGGGACATCCAAAGTCCGCATCGAAAACGTCGACAAGCACTTCGGCCGCATCGTCGCCCTCGAAGACATCACACTCGACATCGGCGACGGGGAAATTCTGGCGATGGTCGGCGACAACGGCGCGGGGAAATCGACGCTGATGAAGGTGCTCTGTGGCGTCCACGAACCTACCAACGGCACTATCTACGTCGATGGGCAGGCCGTCTCGTTCTCGAATCCGGACGACGCTCGCAGGTACGGTATCGAGACAGTGTACCAAGACCTCGCGCTCATGGACGACTTGGACGTGGCGACGAACATCTACATGGACCAGTTCCCCACCCGGGGGTTCGGACCGCTCTCGATCGTCGACTGGGACGAAACGTACCGAAAGGCCGAACGGCTCCTAGACGAACGGCTGGACCGCGACGATATCGACGCCCACACCGAGGTGGAGTTCCTCTCGGGCGGCGAACGGCAACTCGTCGCCATCGCTCGTGCACTCGCGTTCGACCCCGATCTCGTCATCCTCGACGAACCCACGAGCGCGCTCTCCGTCGAGGCGACCGAACTCGTCCACGAGACGGTCCGACAGCTGAGGGCAGAGGGGATAACCGTCGTTATCGTCAGCCACAGTCTCGACGAGATATTCGGGCTGGCCGACCGTATCGCCGTCCTCTATCAGGGTCGTCTCGTCGACGTCGCGGATCCTACGAAGGTGGACCGCGACGCGTTGGTCCACATGATGTCCACCGGTACCCGCCCCGAGTGA
- a CDS encoding alpha-L-fucosidase, with protein sequence MADEREVSHSNDGDAQQTTDLVTGLSRRGILASGGALTLGSLLGVDAAGATSGKEKEDGRESAPETMTGFEEAVAETTERGRHVVEEGPYEPTWASLGDVDPTPEWFRDGKFGIFCHWGPYSVPAYGHEWYPRQMYNDGHWIHDHHVDTYERPDAYPYQKFVPEFTAENFDADEWADLFERAGACFAGPAAEHHDGWSLWDSKVTPWNAGDRGPKRDLVGELSSAIRDKGLRFLTTFHHSYNLRGEEGYFSTAYENYPSVMEEYPDRVMYGNLPEELRHETWFAKLVEAVGQYDPDLVWFDWGLHWMPEAYRKRFLAFHYNRAAAEDRDVVVTNKDDSLPLDASVEDFEMGRPKTAQEQAWTAELPVAETGGWGYVEGRTFYSAEFILHTLIDIVSKNGQLLLSIGPRPDGTIEEAERERLLSVGEWLETNGDAIYGTRPWEAFGEGPTRLEEGGDFVSDIVYTADDVRYTCDPDTNSVYAIVMGWPGAGTLTLAGTAVENASGASSTQSEDEDSSGKPKEGEVTLLGYGRVSHSVDDDGHLTIDVPGLSTGERPSNIAVTFELSGFDLSPTDAAHR encoded by the coding sequence ATGGCTGATGAGAGAGAAGTATCTCACTCGAACGACGGAGACGCACAGCAGACGACTGATCTCGTGACCGGACTGTCCCGCAGGGGGATCCTCGCAAGTGGCGGTGCGCTGACCCTCGGATCGCTGCTCGGCGTCGACGCGGCCGGAGCAACGAGCGGGAAAGAGAAAGAAGACGGTAGAGAATCGGCACCCGAGACGATGACAGGGTTCGAGGAGGCGGTCGCCGAGACAACGGAGCGGGGACGACACGTCGTCGAGGAAGGCCCGTACGAACCCACGTGGGCGTCGCTCGGAGATGTCGACCCGACGCCGGAGTGGTTCCGCGACGGAAAGTTCGGCATCTTTTGTCACTGGGGGCCCTACTCGGTCCCGGCGTACGGTCACGAGTGGTACCCACGGCAGATGTACAACGACGGCCATTGGATTCACGACCACCACGTTGACACGTACGAGCGACCGGACGCGTACCCGTACCAGAAGTTTGTCCCCGAGTTCACGGCCGAGAACTTCGACGCCGACGAGTGGGCGGACCTGTTCGAGCGTGCGGGAGCATGCTTTGCCGGGCCGGCGGCCGAACACCACGACGGGTGGTCGCTCTGGGACTCGAAGGTAACGCCGTGGAACGCCGGCGACAGGGGACCGAAACGCGACTTGGTCGGCGAACTCTCCTCTGCGATTCGAGATAAAGGGCTCCGGTTCCTCACCACGTTCCACCACTCGTACAACCTGCGCGGCGAGGAGGGCTACTTCTCGACCGCGTACGAGAACTACCCGTCGGTGATGGAAGAGTACCCCGACCGAGTCATGTACGGGAATCTCCCCGAAGAACTGCGTCACGAGACGTGGTTCGCGAAACTGGTGGAGGCTGTCGGGCAGTACGATCCGGACCTCGTGTGGTTCGACTGGGGACTCCACTGGATGCCCGAGGCGTACCGCAAGCGCTTCCTGGCGTTCCACTACAACAGGGCCGCGGCGGAGGACCGAGACGTCGTCGTCACGAACAAGGACGACTCGCTGCCCCTCGATGCGAGCGTCGAGGACTTCGAGATGGGACGGCCGAAGACGGCACAGGAGCAGGCGTGGACCGCGGAACTGCCGGTCGCCGAGACGGGCGGGTGGGGGTACGTGGAGGGTCGCACGTTCTACTCCGCCGAGTTCATCCTCCACACGCTCATCGACATCGTGAGCAAGAACGGACAACTCCTCCTGAGCATCGGACCCCGGCCGGACGGGACGATAGAGGAGGCCGAACGCGAGCGACTGCTCTCGGTGGGCGAGTGGCTCGAAACGAACGGCGATGCTATCTACGGGACGCGCCCGTGGGAGGCGTTCGGCGAGGGCCCCACTCGACTGGAGGAGGGCGGCGACTTCGTCTCGGACATCGTGTACACCGCCGACGACGTTCGATACACGTGCGATCCCGACACTAACTCCGTCTACGCCATCGTGATGGGGTGGCCCGGGGCGGGCACGCTCACGCTCGCCGGGACGGCGGTCGAGAACGCCTCGGGTGCGTCGTCGACGCAGTCGGAGGATGAGGATTCGTCCGGGAAGCCGAAGGAGGGTGAGGTGACGCTCCTCGGGTACGGACGCGTCTCCCATAGCGTGGACGACGACGGACATCTGACGATCGACGTCCCCGGCCTCTCGACGGGGGAGCGACCGAGCAACATCGCGGTGACGTTCGAACTCTCCGGTTTCGACCTCTCGCCGACGGACGCCGCGCACCGATAG
- a CDS encoding LLM class flavin-dependent oxidoreductase: MQFDWMIQCYAGDGVHRDTPLVETLKRSDVLDGADTAVEAGLDGLWAPDHFMLGPHAQEYEVWTLLSVLAERTDEVDIGSLVNSVTYRNPALLAKMATTLDILSEGRLRLGLGAGWHDEEHAAYGFDYPDVGTRIDWLEETIQIVKAMFTEDHPSFHGDHFQIENALNEPKPVSDPHPPIVVGGAGPRMLRLIAKYADEWNVEISARARGKPIEFKVRKFEEYLETEGRDPDDVERSWLGHVLVRETEDEIAEYEERIFPLPWGEESDMDDQLEDAADAREKGGFLIGTPAQVAEQITEIRDLGFGKLQLLFLDFPETTGMELFGDEVLPQF, from the coding sequence ATGCAGTTCGACTGGATGATCCAGTGTTACGCAGGAGACGGTGTCCATCGGGATACGCCTCTGGTGGAGACACTGAAACGATCAGACGTCCTCGACGGGGCGGATACTGCCGTCGAAGCGGGACTCGACGGACTCTGGGCGCCCGACCACTTCATGCTCGGCCCCCACGCGCAGGAGTACGAGGTGTGGACGCTCCTCAGTGTTCTCGCCGAACGGACTGACGAGGTGGATATCGGTTCGCTCGTGAATTCCGTCACGTATCGCAATCCGGCGCTCCTTGCGAAGATGGCGACGACACTCGATATCCTCTCGGAGGGACGACTCCGTCTCGGACTCGGGGCAGGATGGCACGACGAGGAGCACGCGGCCTACGGGTTCGACTACCCCGACGTCGGGACGCGTATCGACTGGTTAGAAGAGACCATCCAGATAGTGAAGGCGATGTTCACCGAGGATCATCCCTCGTTCCACGGTGACCACTTCCAGATAGAGAACGCACTGAACGAACCCAAACCGGTCAGCGATCCTCACCCGCCCATCGTCGTCGGCGGTGCCGGACCGCGCATGCTGCGACTCATCGCGAAATACGCCGACGAGTGGAACGTCGAGATCAGCGCACGCGCTCGGGGAAAGCCAATCGAGTTCAAGGTACGGAAGTTCGAGGAGTACCTCGAAACCGAGGGGCGTGACCCCGACGACGTCGAACGGTCGTGGCTCGGACACGTCCTCGTCCGCGAGACCGAAGACGAGATCGCCGAGTACGAAGAGCGGATATTCCCTCTGCCGTGGGGCGAAGAGTCCGACATGGACGATCAACTCGAAGACGCCGCGGACGCACGAGAGAAAGGAGGGTTCCTCATCGGCACGCCCGCGCAGGTGGCAGAACAGATAACGGAGATTCGCGACCTCGGATTCGGCAAACTTCAACTTCTGTTCCTCGACTTCCCCGAGACGACGGGGATGGAACTGTTCGGCGACGAAGTGCTCCCCCAGTTCTAA
- a CDS encoding L-rhamnose mutarotase, producing the protein MARDTERAVYVQRIDPDRKQEYIDAHDDVPAGVTDAMERGTVTEFELYVRDDLAVCVLEAEDLDTYLDAVTDDSDVEAWERHVAQFKREGVNVDAPEDEQIPFMDRLWSFRPGE; encoded by the coding sequence ATGGCACGCGATACCGAACGCGCTGTCTACGTCCAGCGCATCGACCCCGACCGCAAGCAGGAATACATCGACGCACACGACGACGTACCTGCCGGCGTGACCGATGCGATGGAACGTGGTACCGTCACGGAGTTCGAACTGTACGTTCGGGACGACTTGGCCGTTTGCGTTCTCGAAGCAGAGGATTTAGATACGTATCTCGACGCAGTTACGGACGATTCTGATGTCGAAGCGTGGGAGCGTCACGTCGCTCAATTCAAGCGAGAGGGTGTCAACGTCGACGCCCCCGAAGACGAGCAGATACCGTTCATGGACCGACTCTGGTCGTTTCGCCCCGGGGAGTAA
- a CDS encoding type I 3-dehydroquinate dehydratase, whose protein sequence is MSLFPVYVQENKEIVGELDSMGVRSVSSYHDFEQTPRNEGLRRIITDCDSYGDLVKVVVFAENEQDTLSFLHCLNTASHRGVVIAGDSCGDVGKHRRVINL, encoded by the coding sequence TTGAGCCTTTTCCCTGTTTACGTACAAGAGAACAAAGAGATAGTAGGTGAGTTAGACAGTATGGGGGTGAGATCAGTCAGTTCGTACCATGACTTCGAGCAGACCCCTAGGAACGAGGGATTACGGCGAATTATCACAGACTGTGACAGTTACGGCGATCTTGTGAAGGTAGTCGTCTTTGCAGAGAATGAGCAAGATACCCTCTCATTTCTTCACTGTCTGAATACGGCTTCGCACCGAGGGGTCGTGATCGCAGGCGACTCCTGCGGAGATGTTGGCAAACACAGGCGAGTGATCAATCTCTAA
- a CDS encoding tryptophan--tRNA ligase: MPAEDDFTVTPYAVEGDIDYDRLLDKFGADALTDEQKAKFPDPGHPLVRRNIFYAERDVDPFLDAANDGKTHSIVTGRGPSGPMHIGHIFPFYFAKYLQDQTGTLVYIPFSDDEKYFLKDESLGEISDYTRENLFDILAVGFDPERTRIIVDTADADVVYPLAVAFAKEVTQSTVDSTYGEPENIGLSFYPAVQAAHLLLPQLVEGRHPTLVPIAVDQDPHVRVCRDIAAKERYDVAKPGALLSKFLPSLEGPGKMSTSDDAPSIHLSDDREAVFDKIRTHAYSGGQTSREEHREQGGNPEVDVSYQFLYYFFEERDERVEQLAREYRTGSLLSGELKEMAAENIATFLEAHQERRRALGSLEDELEQFRLTESERQAARRRTGYLESSLVQR; the protein is encoded by the coding sequence ATGCCAGCAGAAGACGACTTCACCGTAACACCGTATGCCGTCGAAGGCGACATCGACTATGACCGACTCCTCGACAAGTTCGGGGCTGATGCCCTCACTGACGAGCAGAAGGCGAAATTCCCCGACCCCGGCCATCCGCTCGTACGCCGTAACATATTCTATGCAGAGCGAGACGTAGACCCGTTCCTCGACGCCGCCAACGACGGTAAAACGCATTCCATCGTGACGGGGCGTGGTCCTTCAGGGCCGATGCACATCGGTCACATCTTCCCGTTTTACTTCGCTAAGTATCTGCAAGACCAGACTGGAACGCTCGTCTACATCCCGTTCTCCGACGACGAGAAGTACTTCCTCAAAGACGAGTCGCTGGGCGAAATTAGCGACTACACCCGCGAGAACCTCTTTGATATTCTCGCAGTCGGGTTCGACCCCGAACGAACCCGAATCATCGTAGACACAGCCGACGCTGACGTTGTGTACCCGTTAGCAGTAGCATTTGCCAAAGAGGTGACTCAATCGACGGTGGACTCAACGTACGGAGAACCCGAGAATATCGGCCTCTCGTTCTACCCCGCTGTCCAAGCCGCACACCTCCTCTTACCCCAACTTGTGGAGGGTCGCCATCCGACGCTCGTACCGATTGCGGTCGACCAAGACCCCCACGTTCGAGTCTGTCGGGACATCGCCGCCAAGGAACGGTACGATGTGGCCAAGCCCGGTGCCTTGCTCTCGAAGTTTCTCCCGAGTCTCGAAGGGCCGGGGAAGATGAGTACGTCCGACGATGCACCGAGTATCCATCTCTCAGACGACCGGGAAGCGGTCTTCGACAAAATCCGCACCCACGCTTATTCCGGTGGCCAAACTAGTCGAGAAGAACATCGAGAACAGGGAGGGAACCCAGAGGTAGACGTCTCGTATCAGTTCTTGTATTACTTCTTTGAAGAACGTGATGAGCGGGTAGAACAACTTGCACGCGAGTATCGAACGGGGTCGCTCCTAAGTGGAGAACTCAAGGAGATGGCGGCGGAGAATATTGCGACCTTCCTCGAAGCACATCAAGAGCGTCGTCGGGCACTCGGTTCGCTCGAAGACGAGTTGGAACAGTTCCGCTTGACAGAGAGTGAGCGACAGGCTGCGCGGCGGCGCACAGGCTACCTCGAGAGTTCTCTGGTTCAAAGATAG
- a CDS encoding zinc-dependent alcohol dehydrogenase family protein yields the protein MKAYGVQESSSDYSGIVEVERERPEPAADEALVEIRATSLNYRDLAIADEDLTYPGTELPVVPLSDGAGEVTAVGENVQRLSKGDRVATPFAPDWVDGPVASEKIARTTGGNVDGALAEYVTFPADSLAVLPDNLSYEQGATLSCAGLTAWRELHEEGDLTADETVLVLGTGGVSMFALQFATMQGADVFVTSSSDEKLERARELGATWTLNYEETPEWGEAVQEETGGVDHVVEVGGPGTLQKSLEATGFDGHVHLIGVLSGPEGQVHPSQILLNGLTVEGSMGVGSRAMFDRMNSAIEAADLEPVVDRTFGFEPEDVREAYRYVEDGKHQGKVVISVE from the coding sequence GTGAAAGCTTACGGAGTTCAGGAGTCCTCGAGTGACTACTCTGGAATCGTCGAAGTAGAACGCGAACGCCCCGAACCGGCGGCTGACGAAGCGCTCGTCGAAATTCGAGCTACCTCTTTGAACTACCGCGACCTGGCGATTGCCGACGAGGACCTCACATACCCCGGTACCGAACTGCCAGTCGTCCCACTTTCTGACGGGGCCGGCGAGGTTACTGCAGTCGGCGAGAACGTACAGCGCCTTTCGAAGGGCGACCGGGTTGCGACTCCTTTTGCGCCTGACTGGGTCGACGGCCCGGTCGCGTCCGAGAAGATCGCACGGACAACCGGCGGCAACGTCGATGGGGCCTTAGCGGAGTACGTGACGTTCCCGGCCGATAGTCTAGCAGTGCTTCCTGACAACCTCTCGTACGAACAGGGAGCAACGCTGTCTTGCGCTGGATTAACTGCGTGGCGCGAGCTCCACGAAGAGGGCGATTTAACTGCCGACGAGACGGTTTTAGTCCTGGGTACCGGCGGCGTCTCCATGTTCGCGCTGCAGTTCGCGACGATGCAAGGCGCTGATGTTTTTGTCACCTCCTCGAGCGACGAGAAATTAGAACGTGCCCGCGAACTTGGCGCGACGTGGACACTCAATTACGAGGAGACGCCCGAGTGGGGCGAGGCCGTTCAAGAAGAGACCGGCGGCGTCGATCACGTCGTCGAGGTTGGTGGCCCCGGAACCCTTCAGAAGTCGCTGGAAGCGACCGGTTTCGACGGCCACGTCCACCTCATTGGCGTCCTCTCCGGCCCGGAGGGGCAGGTCCATCCCAGCCAGATTCTGCTGAATGGCCTCACCGTCGAGGGCTCGATGGGCGTTGGCAGTCGCGCGATGTTCGACCGTATGAACAGTGCGATCGAAGCTGCGGATCTCGAGCCGGTTGTCGACCGGACTTTCGGCTTCGAGCCAGAAGATGTCCGCGAGGCCTATCGATACGTTGAAGATGGCAAACACCAGGGCAAGGTCGTCATTTCGGTCGAGTGA
- a CDS encoding ATP-binding protein, translating to MDLASRLSAAFPPDKIPLLISRVGVLFFLAFVVEWIAFYGLHVEPLLTANFLLTLLFTVVFSVGIVYGGHHIESKDLSPKRYPRIAKWFVGGITLFFGVNAPMMVVWYPGTLHGVVGWARISMAMGGVGGLVFGIIEARAIERELSAERAAIRADEAESQRQWFDYLNSLLRHEVLNTANVITGYASVHMDDDDLDDELRRNLERIHRQGRDMAEVIRDVQVLMQASQGNIEREAVDLSEVLATTLDDPRGDTEAVEVTTSIPDGVYVMADDLLPRVFANLFANAVQHNDSETPRVDVTVEVGADAATVSIADNGPGISDSVRETLFERSDNTGGSHGIGLYLVRTLVERYGGTVQLSETGPDGSVFTVELPLADEATRSGQFSNGTSLGAA from the coding sequence ATGGACTTGGCGTCTCGGCTATCGGCTGCCTTTCCCCCAGACAAAATACCGCTGCTGATATCGAGGGTTGGTGTCCTGTTCTTTCTCGCGTTCGTCGTCGAGTGGATAGCGTTCTACGGTCTCCACGTGGAACCGCTCCTCACAGCGAACTTCCTCCTGACTCTCCTCTTCACCGTCGTCTTCTCGGTCGGCATCGTCTATGGCGGACATCACATAGAGAGTAAGGACCTCTCTCCCAAGCGATACCCTCGTATCGCCAAGTGGTTTGTCGGCGGGATCACGCTTTTCTTCGGAGTTAATGCACCGATGATGGTGGTCTGGTATCCGGGTACCCTCCATGGCGTCGTCGGATGGGCCCGGATCTCGATGGCCATGGGCGGAGTCGGTGGACTCGTCTTCGGAATTATCGAGGCGCGTGCCATCGAGCGTGAACTCAGTGCTGAGCGCGCGGCCATTCGCGCTGACGAGGCCGAATCTCAGCGGCAGTGGTTCGATTACCTGAACAGCCTTCTCCGTCACGAAGTACTGAACACCGCCAACGTCATCACGGGGTACGCGTCCGTCCACATGGACGACGACGACTTAGACGATGAACTTCGGCGTAATCTCGAACGGATTCATCGACAGGGCCGGGACATGGCGGAGGTCATTCGAGACGTTCAGGTGCTGATGCAGGCTAGCCAAGGAAACATCGAACGAGAGGCTGTGGACCTCAGCGAAGTTCTCGCCACGACGCTCGACGACCCCAGAGGTGACACGGAGGCCGTCGAGGTAACTACGTCTATCCCTGATGGCGTCTACGTGATGGCCGACGACCTTCTCCCCCGGGTGTTTGCGAACCTCTTCGCTAACGCGGTGCAACACAACGATAGTGAGACGCCTCGGGTGGACGTGACCGTCGAGGTAGGCGCCGATGCGGCGACGGTGTCTATCGCGGACAACGGTCCCGGAATCTCAGACAGCGTCCGCGAAACACTGTTCGAACGGAGCGATAACACTGGTGGGAGTCACGGAATCGGACTCTATCTCGTACGGACCTTGGTCGAACGGTACGGCGGTACGGTTCAACTGTCCGAGACTGGCCCCGACGGGAGCGTGTTTACCGTCGAGCTTCCACTGGCCGATGAGGCGACTCGGTCAGGACAGTTCTCCAACGGTACGTCTCTCGGTGCCGCATAA
- a CDS encoding PadR family transcriptional regulator has protein sequence MYDLTGFQRDLLLVVAGLEEPHGLAIKEKMEDYYEKEVHHGRLYPNLDTLVEKGLIEKGERDKRTNYYTLTARGDREITDRQEWEGAYLSE, from the coding sequence ATGTACGATCTCACTGGATTTCAACGTGATCTGCTCCTCGTCGTCGCGGGTCTCGAAGAGCCACACGGCCTCGCGATCAAAGAGAAGATGGAGGACTATTACGAGAAAGAGGTTCATCACGGGCGCCTGTATCCGAATCTCGACACCCTCGTAGAGAAAGGGCTGATCGAGAAAGGTGAGCGCGACAAGCGAACGAACTACTACACACTGACTGCGAGGGGTGACCGCGAGATTACTGATCGTCAGGAGTGGGAAGGAGCGTATCTCAGCGAGTAA
- a CDS encoding PadR family transcriptional regulator → MFDLTGFQRDLLTVIAGLDEPSGQEVKEEIEKQHDDVNHGRLYPNLDALVEEGYVEKGQIDRRTNYYELSDRGEQALLNRRQWANSVVPELSTNS, encoded by the coding sequence GTGTTCGACCTCACTGGTTTCCAGCGTGACCTTCTGACCGTGATCGCTGGCCTCGATGAACCGTCAGGGCAGGAAGTGAAAGAGGAAATAGAGAAGCAACACGACGATGTCAACCACGGTCGTCTCTACCCGAATCTCGATGCACTCGTCGAGGAAGGCTACGTAGAGAAAGGGCAGATTGATCGGCGGACGAACTACTACGAACTCTCCGACCGAGGCGAGCAAGCCCTTCTCAACCGACGCCAGTGGGCGAACTCGGTCGTCCCCGAACTCAGCACGAACTCGTAA